Within Verrucomicrobiota bacterium, the genomic segment CACCCGTTGCCAATGTCGACCAAGCTGAAGCGCCGTCATCGTGAACCGTCCCGTCGGACAAGTCGAAGTCTTCGCGCCAGATCATTTTATGATCCTCATTTATCGAAATCTTTGGCAGTATTTGCACAGGTTCGTTCACTTGCTCTCGTCCGTCCGTCAGCCAACTTAGATTGAAGCGCACAAAATCGATTCCGTCCCTACCCGCATGTCCGTGATTGTGCGCCAGGGCGATGTCGTAGTTGTCCATCACAATAACTGAACTGTATCCACCTGCTTCATGGATTACCCGTTTGAAAGGCCAGGTCTTGCCTTCGTCGTAACTGACAAAGCAGGTTAAGTCCCTGCGTTTAACCACCACTGGATTAAAGGCAAAGAGGCGGTTTCCATCCGAAGTTTCCATACGTGTGATGGATCCGTGACCGGATTCCCAAATAAGATCACGAACGGTTTCCAGGCCATACCAACTCTCACCCCCATTTTTGCTATACATAAAGTTCCGGTAATCCGGATCTAGGCCAGGGTCCAATTCCCCATGCGAACGAATATTCATTAACACACGTCCATCACTTAGCTCGACGATGCTCACCTCATCCGAACCCTGTACCGCCGTTTCACTTACCTGCCAAGTTTCTCCGTGATCATCGCTATACCAGACGACGGAGAAGTGGTGATCTTCATGAGTTACGATGTGTCCGGGAATAAGCATGCGATGTTTGTATTTTCCGACTTTTAGTTGGATGCCCGGACCCGGATTGTTGCGCCACCGCTTCCACTCAGGTCGAAGTAAACTATCAGGAATGCGGATCGGGTCGGACCAGTTGTATCCGTTGTCGTCGGAGGTCATATAAAAGAGCCGTTTCTCGCTCTCGTTGGTATTCATGAAGTAGAACAGCCGACCCGTCGTCTCGTCCACCACCGGAGCTGGATCCTTCCAGCCAGCGTGGTCTTCATCCAAATGTCCCCATACTTCTTCATAGGGGCCCCAAGTAATTCCACGATCGGTGCTGCGCCGCATGAGCACATCCTTTTCGCTGTGGTCGCTGACCGCATAGCGCGCTTCGACAAAGGCCAGCAAATCGCCGTTGGGACATTGAATCAGCCCAACATTTCTAAATCGATAAGTATTCCCCAAATGCTCACCGTTTTCGAATAGCGGGCGGATCTCGTAGAGAAATGGTTCTTGATCCTGTGCAGTCAGTGGACCACTTACCGAAGAAAGGACTGCCGCACAGATAATTATCATGGTGACTGATTTCATGCTGCTGAATTTAGGAAGAGAAAGTGGATGAGGGCAATAAAGACCTTAAAAAAAATTCCTGACATCCAATAAAATATCAATCACTGTTGCGTGAATAGATGACGAACGAACTCCACAAATATATTTTTGTTTTGGTTTTTAGATCCGCCCTTTTATGTGTTTGGCTGAGCCTGCCATCCTTACTTACCGCACAGGATGAGAAGACAGATAGCCTCAATGCTGCTATGGTCAGTGGCCAACCCATTCTGGTCGGTGGAAACCAGGGTGTAGGTCCTATTGCATCAATTGGAATCAGTTCCACCCCACTGGGCTATGCCTTCGTTTATGGCGGTGAGCGACCCGACATCTTTGTTAGTTCTGATCGTTGGTACCCGGGCTTTCACCTGTATAAATACATTAAGGATACGCCTGAAGGAGTCCCGGTTTTTTCTCCACCCATCGAAGTCGAAGTACCTGAGCTCACAAAGATGGAAGACCATTTGCTCCAAGATCACGCGGCAGCCGGATATATTTTCCAGGTAGAGAGTGGCGAAGTCTTTGGAATCTGGGTGCGGCATCAGGAGATCGTGGTCGCGCACTTTGATCCGAGGGACCTGCGCTTTGATGTCGAATCAAGAATTAACCTGGCAGGTTTACCGCGCTTGCCCCGAGCGGCCACGGCTTCTCTGGACGATGACGGGCAACTGACCCTGTTCTTGAGTGTCTCTAACGAAACCCTCTATAAACCAACACTGGTGCACCACCGCAATTCTGCCTATCGCCCCTTCGATGGGTCTGGCATCTGGATGGGCGGTATTCCCCGTGATGCAGTTTACCGGGTTGAACTTTCCTTTCCTGACAAGCCTCGGAACGCTAGAGCCACAGAAATTGTCTCCCATGAGAATGGCGCACAATTTGGTATCAACGGGATGGCGATTTTGGAAAATAAGGGAGAATCCAGGTTGGTCCTGGGTACGATGCTTGGCGGTTTGCATACCCTCTCAGAATTCATGCCTGGGGATGCCGGTAAATCCATTACCAAAAAGCCGATTGTAGATCCGAGGGGTATCTCGCTCCGCCATCCGGAAACCTGGACCAATGTCATTGCTTATCCCTCCCGAAGCTCAAACAGCATGGACATTTTGGCTTCTGGCGAAGGAGGAATGTATTACTATCAACGGGTTCGGGATAAAGATCTTCACGATCGCATTGCTTTTAAGCCGATGGGAGAAGTTCAACAGGTGTCGGCCGAGTTGTTTGGTGGAACGCTGGTAGTCCCGAATGTTGTCGATTGGAACGGAGACGGCCAACCCGACATCGTGGCTGGAAACTCCCAGGGCTTCTTCCTGTTTTTCGAAAACGTTTCCAAAACTTCGCAGCCTTTGTTCGCTCCCCCGCAACGTATTGCCGCTGCCGGAGAACTCGTACACATCCAAGGTCAATACAGCAGCATCCAGGGTCCCGGCGAATCACGCTGGGGTTACACTTGCCCCAATGTTTACGATTGGGATGGAGATGGCTTGCTCGACATACTCATGAACGACGTACGGGGTATGCACACGGTGTATTTGAATGTGGGTACGAAAACCCGACCTCAACTCGCATCAGGCAAACCCTTGTACCTGGAGGATCTGGATATGCATGGCGGTTGGCGTACCCGACCCGGTATTGATACGTTGGATGGCCGCAAGGTTTACATCACCCTCAATGATGAGGATCAATTTCACCTCTACTATCAGGTCGATGCATTCAACCTGGAGGAAGGCCGTAAACTACGCCTTGAAGATGGTTCTCCCATTCATGCCAATTTTCTTAATGCTGGGGGACGAGGACGCACGAAGTTCGAGTCAGTGGATTGGGACCAGGACGGAGATTTCGATTTGATAGTGGGTACCCCCCGGCACGGCACCGTTCCAGTTGCCGATGAGAGCGGGCTTCCCTGGTCCCGCAACAAAGCAGGGGCGGCCGTACTCCTGCTGGAAAACAAAGGCTCCAATCAAAACCCTGCGTTCGCCTATCCCAAACTGCTGCACCATCGCGGAAAGCCTGTCCATCTGGGACAACACTCGTGCTCACCCGCAACCGCTTTTTTCAGTGGCAAGCCAGACTTAGTGGTGGGCACTGAAAAGGGACGTCTCATTTACTACAAACATGAGCACATCACCTGGGAGTAAAACTAATCAACTCACGCCTCCAAATCGAGAATAACTTCGAACCTCAAGAACAATCAATTCACTTTCGAATATACCTATGAATCGCCGCACTTTCCTCACCGCCGCATCGCTCTCTCTTATTGCATCCCAGCTTCCAGCCCAGACTCCTCGCTCCCGCCGCGCCGCTGTAATCGGGCACACGGGTCGCGGCAACTACGGGCACGGGCTCGATGTCGTCTGGCAAAAGATTCCCGGCGTCGAGATCGTCGGTGTCGCCGACGCCGATTCCAAGGGGCTCGAGAAAGCGCTAGGCCGACTGAATATTAGACGAGGCTTCAGGGACTATCGCAAAATGCTCTCAGAACTGCGCCCTGAGTTTGTATCCGTCGCGCCCCGACACCCGGACCAGCATATGCAAATGGCGTTCGCCGCGATCGAAAATGGCGTGAAGGGCCTCTACGTCGAAAAACCTTTCTGCCGCACGCCGGCCGAGGCCGACCATATCATTAACGCAGCCATAAAACACGGCGCAAAAGTCGCCGTTGCACATCGCAATCGCTATCACCCCGCATTGCCGATCATTGACCAACTGATCGAAGCTGGCGAGATCGGCCGCCTATTGGAAATCAGGGGCCACGGACTGGGGGATAGACGCGGAGGCGGCGAAGACTTGTGGGTGCTCGGCGGTCACATTTTCAACCTGTTTCAGCGTTTTGGCGGCGAGCCCGAATCCTGTTCGGGCACGATCCTGCAAAACGGGAAACCGGCGACACGCGAAGACGTGGTAAACGGAGCCGAAGGGCTTGGACTGCTGGCCGGCAACGAGATTCACGCCCGCTGGCGACTCAGCAGCGGCGTCACCGCGACCTACACCACCTTGGCCAACGACGGATCTAACAAGAGCGCCTACGCGGTGCGGCTGATTGGAACCAAAGGCTCCATCAGCATTCATATCGATCGCGACCCGATTGCCTGGCACAGCCCGGGGAACCCCTTTGACCCCGCCTCGCGAAGCAAGGGCCGCATTCCCATCACCAGCGCTGGGCTTGGAATGGAGGAGAATCAGCCGAACCTCATCGCGAGTGTGCACGATCACACACTCGCCATTCAGGATTTGATCGACGCAGTCGACGAGGATCGAAACCCCCTCTGCGACGGCCGCCAGGGAGCCATGGCCGTCGAAATGACCTGTAGCGTCTTTGAGTCGCATCGCCAGAATGGGGCCTGGGTTTCATTTCCCCTGACCGAGCGTGGAAATCCCTTGAGCAGACTTTGAACGCCACACCCTTCGCACCATCAATCTTATAGAATGACACCTCAACTGCGCACGACAGACCTGATTGTTCTTCTCGTCTATATGGCGGGCGTGTTTGGCATGGGGTGTTGGTTTGCGCGCAAGAGTGGCAAACCTGAAGGATTCATGGCGGCAGGACGATCACTGCCGGGATGGGCGGTCGGACTTTCGATTTTCGGTACCTACGTCAGCAGCATTGGGTTCCTGGGCAACACCGGCAAAGCCTATGGCGGAACCTGGAATTCATGGGTGTTTGGATTGTCGCTGCCCTTAGCGGCCTTCGTCGCCGTCCGATGGTTCATTCC encodes:
- a CDS encoding sialidase family protein — its product is MKSVTMIIICAAVLSSVSGPLTAQDQEPFLYEIRPLFENGEHLGNTYRFRNVGLIQCPNGDLLAFVEARYAVSDHSEKDVLMRRSTDRGITWGPYEEVWGHLDEDHAGWKDPAPVVDETTGRLFYFMNTNESEKRLFYMTSDDNGYNWSDPIRIPDSLLRPEWKRWRNNPGPGIQLKVGKYKHRMLIPGHIVTHEDHHFSVVWYSDDHGETWQVSETAVQGSDEVSIVELSDGRVLMNIRSHGELDPGLDPDYRNFMYSKNGGESWYGLETVRDLIWESGHGSITRMETSDGNRLFAFNPVVVKRRDLTCFVSYDEGKTWPFKRVIHEAGGYSSVIVMDNYDIALAHNHGHAGRDGIDFVRFNLSWLTDGREQVNEPVQILPKISINEDHKMIWREDFDLSDGTVHDDGASAWSTLATGGVLGGSATIHSKFRAREAGGETVWKTEKIDVADVSKVSIAVDAIKIGNFGDSDSLSVYYQLDDSDAVMIESLSFSSDPAEDFETYQIRQRQVDVSAHRHLQLTIRTRVNGADKALYWDRVEVSLP
- a CDS encoding VCBS repeat-containing protein; amino-acid sequence: MTNELHKYIFVLVFRSALLCVWLSLPSLLTAQDEKTDSLNAAMVSGQPILVGGNQGVGPIASIGISSTPLGYAFVYGGERPDIFVSSDRWYPGFHLYKYIKDTPEGVPVFSPPIEVEVPELTKMEDHLLQDHAAAGYIFQVESGEVFGIWVRHQEIVVAHFDPRDLRFDVESRINLAGLPRLPRAATASLDDDGQLTLFLSVSNETLYKPTLVHHRNSAYRPFDGSGIWMGGIPRDAVYRVELSFPDKPRNARATEIVSHENGAQFGINGMAILENKGESRLVLGTMLGGLHTLSEFMPGDAGKSITKKPIVDPRGISLRHPETWTNVIAYPSRSSNSMDILASGEGGMYYYQRVRDKDLHDRIAFKPMGEVQQVSAELFGGTLVVPNVVDWNGDGQPDIVAGNSQGFFLFFENVSKTSQPLFAPPQRIAAAGELVHIQGQYSSIQGPGESRWGYTCPNVYDWDGDGLLDILMNDVRGMHTVYLNVGTKTRPQLASGKPLYLEDLDMHGGWRTRPGIDTLDGRKVYITLNDEDQFHLYYQVDAFNLEEGRKLRLEDGSPIHANFLNAGGRGRTKFESVDWDQDGDFDLIVGTPRHGTVPVADESGLPWSRNKAGAAVLLLENKGSNQNPAFAYPKLLHHRGKPVHLGQHSCSPATAFFSGKPDLVVGTEKGRLIYYKHEHITWE
- a CDS encoding Gfo/Idh/MocA family oxidoreductase, translating into MNRRTFLTAASLSLIASQLPAQTPRSRRAAVIGHTGRGNYGHGLDVVWQKIPGVEIVGVADADSKGLEKALGRLNIRRGFRDYRKMLSELRPEFVSVAPRHPDQHMQMAFAAIENGVKGLYVEKPFCRTPAEADHIINAAIKHGAKVAVAHRNRYHPALPIIDQLIEAGEIGRLLEIRGHGLGDRRGGGEDLWVLGGHIFNLFQRFGGEPESCSGTILQNGKPATREDVVNGAEGLGLLAGNEIHARWRLSSGVTATYTTLANDGSNKSAYAVRLIGTKGSISIHIDRDPIAWHSPGNPFDPASRSKGRIPITSAGLGMEENQPNLIASVHDHTLAIQDLIDAVDEDRNPLCDGRQGAMAVEMTCSVFESHRQNGAWVSFPLTERGNPLSRL